DNA sequence from the Vanrija pseudolonga chromosome 7, complete sequence genome:
CCGACCTGTCGGCGCTCCTGccggcgacgatgaggtgggtcgccgccgcaccagGGGCACACGGGAAGGCCCACCGActcaagctcgtcctcgaggccttAAAGGAACAGGCAGACTCACACGACTGCTACCCGCCGATGCGGAGCCCGTCTCGCGTCCCCGACTACCCCACGTGGCAGACGACGGTGCTCGTCCATGTCGAGCTGGCCCGTTGCGATAAGTGCCTCGAATGGTACGACGAGATGGCCGAAGAAGAGCTGGCACGAATCGCGGAGGATAGGAAAGCGAAGGCAGCAGCTGAAGGTGCTGAAGCCCCAGCCAAGGCGCCCTCGGTAGAAACCGACGGCacagatgacgacgagcaggccgcgTGGATGCGGCGCATTAAAGCCGCCAACGAGAGCACGCCCGTAGCGTGTGCCTTCCGCGCCACccacgaggcgctcgaggccgacaggAAGCAGCTCATGGAGAAGTGGACATCCGCGCGGGGTGGCAACGGCGCGCCATCCGCTGTCCCACGGGACGAGATGAACGCGGCGCTACGCTGGATGAGGCGGTATAACGCGCACCTTCTGCGCCGGGGAACGGCTCTGAGCTACGCCGACCTGGTGGCGCTCTACCCGGACGACGAGGTAAAGGGCGAGAACAACCCCAAGAGTGAGGAGAGTGTCGATGCCACAACCGCAGAGGTCGGGttccccgcgccgcggccgtaccgccgccgcatccCCACGAGGgtgggcgcgacgacgcgcctggTGTGGTGGGTCCACAACGCCGTCCCCAAATCAGAGCGCAAACGCGCGAGCCTGCGCCCCGCGTCCGTCTCGTTCCCCTTGccgctcctccgcccgcgCGTAGCAATGCCCATACCCATGCCGATGGCGGACACGGACGACATGATCTCCCTCGCCGGTGCGCTGCTCCTagacccgcccgccccgccaaGCCCCAGCCCGTCGgggagcagcgacgaggtggtgcacGGGCAGGTGCTTCGTCCGGCGCGCGTCACACTCCGCCACCTCCGGCGTAGCGGCACACTGAGCGTgacgccagcaccgcccccaccgccgacaTTACCCCCCAACATGtccccgccgagcacgacccAGCCGCTCGCGTCCGAGCCACGCCTAGtgccctcgcgcaccgcgtcccCCGAGGCACTGGAGGACGAGCCGCcgtccccgcgcccgcggctCAGCGTCGACCTGCCGCGCAAGACACCGCCACTGCTGAGCGTGCACCCCGCCACGCCGGAAACacccgccgacaagctcgcggccgccacgccgctcGTGGGCGGGCTCGCGCCCCCATCGCGCGATGGCAGAAGCGCTGACCCACCGCAACCGGCCAGTCCGCTACAACGCCACAGCCCACGGCTGCCCAGCCCGCTTGGTGCCAAAGCAGTGTTCAGcaaccccccgccgccggggtACGACCCTCTTCCAAGTCCTGTGAGCCCGCGCACCGTGCTCCCGCCCGACACGGTGGACAGACCCGACACGACGGACACGCACGGCACGTCTGCCACGCACGGCACTTCTGCCACTCACGgcacctcgcccagctcgcagAGCTACGACTACTTTGGGTACACGGAGAGCTACGCGGAGGGGTACGACGCGCCACCAGCCCCCAGAGCCTACACCAGcccgccaccgcggccgaCACGTACCCcgagcggcgggcgtggtTCGTACGAGGGCCACCGGCCTGCGGCATTCACGCATGACGTACCCCCCGGCGGCTACGCCACACCGCCAACTTACCCCACGCGCACGCCTAGCACCGGACGCGTGTCGAGCGATAGCCACCGCGCGTCAAACGAGAGTTACCGCCACATCGACTGGTCGCACGGCTATGCCGacccagcgccgagcgcgttcACCACAGCACCGCGCCACGTCCGCACACCCAGTTCGGGGCGAGCGCACGACGGCCACCAGCCAGAGTGGCAGCCAGGCCACCTGCACGACGCCATGCCGAGCGCGTACGCGGCCCCACACGTGGCGCCACGTCGCgtgcccagcgccagccggcTGGCCTCCGAGGGCTGTGCAACCCCGTACATTACCCCCGAGTGGTCGCCGTACGTGCTGACCGACGAGCCTCGgcgcagcacgccgagcccgacccAGCTCCGCCAGTCCCCGGGgagctcgactcgcgccCTTGCACGGGGGTACGCGCGCCACCGCCCGCTCGCACTTGCCCCGTCAACCATCGCGCCGaaccctcccccgccgccgccgcctccgcccccgcTCCGCCGGAGCCTGGGCGGCTCGCACCCGCGCCGCAGTGCCACCCGCTCCACTGATGACGCGGACGACTCAAGCTCGGACGAGTACCCCTCTATCAGcgtcgccccgcgccccaACCTCGTTCGCCGCGCCTCGGGCGGCCAGCCCCGCCCCGTGCGCCCGCCAGCCCTCCGCTCACTCaacccgcccccgccgccctcaccgccgccgcaggctACTttcgtccgccgccgcgagtcGCGCCCGCCTCGTACAGCGCCACCGCATGCCCAGCCCGACAACGAGTACGCCCCACCCTGGACCTGACGCGTGCTGGATCCGACCCGACCCTATGCATATTGTATGTGAAGCGAGACAAATGAATAATAATGATACATGAACATGGCTGTTCGGTGCGAGTGTCCCAAAAGAATCAAGCGTGTTGGTGTGGTGTCGAgggcgttgtcgtcggcgctgaaGCTCCGCGCGACAACTCTTCTGCCCGCTCGCGTATCCGCTCGCGGGCGGCCTCTATCATTTCGAGAATATTGGCCTGGTGCACAGGCTTGGGGAGCAGGTCGTCCGCCCCAGCGGCGAGGTACTCGTCCTGGTCCTCGCGGAGCGCGTTGCCGGTACATCCGACAATGAACAGCGGCAGGCCTAGgcggcgcacctcggccgccacctCGACACCAGTCATCTTGGGCATCTGGTTGTCGAGGAAGACAATGTCGTAGTGGGTCGTTGATCCGGGCTCGAAGCTCGCGATGATCATGTCGAGCGCCATTCGGCCATTCTCCGCCGTGGTGACctggtggccgaggcgacgcAACATTCGTGCCATGAGCTTGCGGGTCaagacgtcgtcgtccaccaccagcgccgacatTGGCGCCTGGCCATCAACTGCAGGAGAAGACGGTGGGATAGATGACAATGCCGGCGTGTCGAGCGGCTTGTCGGGGGTGGCCCTTGGGTGCCCTTCAGGCGTTTCGGGGATGGTAGACACTGGAGGGAGCTGGAAGTGCTGCAGTCGCGGCGGGTCCGGCACATGGACCGAGCTTGAACTTAgtggcgagggtgacgaCGGCAAGTAGCTCCAGTCGACCGGTCTGAATGACACAGTCGTCGACTCTGGAGCCATAGCCATCACTTGCGAGCCGGTTGTACCgaggggcggcgagggcgttggcggggaggaggaggcagcaAGCGGAACAGCTCCGGCCGATAAGCTTCGCCTGGGAGAAGAGCTGGGTGGGACGTCGGGGCCAGATCGTCGCAATGGGCTCGGAACTGGGGCGACATCGTTGGATCCAGCCGACGAAGGGTTTGACGAGTCCTCTGTGGCGCTCGACGCAGAGTCCCGCTTGCGAATGGCGCGAAGATAGGCGGCTTCCTCTGATGCGGTCGATGGGCGACGTGATTCAGTCAACGCGGCGGGGGGGAGTCGGCCTAGCCCCGACTTGCTAGGGGTGCGATGTACTGTCGGTGAGGCTTGGGCCGACGGTGCTACCGAGCCCGGCAACGAGGTAGAACCTGTCGGGAAACCTGCTTCAGGCGACTCTCGCAGCGCGTTGTCGCTCTTGGGACCTCCGTCACCCGGTGCGTCCAAACCCGCTGTCGGCGGTGCGTTCACCAGCACGGCATAGGGCAGTTCGAACCAGAACATACTGCCCTTCCCAGTCTCAGAGTCGACGCCCAGCCGACCGCCGCTCAGCTTGACAATCTGCCGAACGAGGGCTAAGCCGAGGCCAGAGCCCTTGCCACCTTGGCGACGACCAATCTCCGTCTGGACGTAGGGCGAGAACAGCCTGTTGTCCGAGACATCCTCTGGGCGGAGCCCAACGCCAGTGTCGTGcacctcgactcggacgacaaCCTTGGGCACAGCGACGCCGTCCAAGGGATATGTGCCATATGAGAAGTTGCGCTCGAGCTCTGGCGGGATGGCCTGCGTTGCGGTGCTCTTCAGTCTCGGCGACTGCTTGGCGTAGGGTGATCTGGAGCGCGAGCCTGGTTCGCTGGCTCTGCGAATGAGGGACTGTCTTTTGGATTCCATCGACACATTGCCGCGCTCAGGATCGTCATTGACAGCGTAGTTGTCATCAAACATTGCTGCCCGCGGGCTGGTGACTTTGGAGCTTTCTTGGCTGGGAACGATCGTGCTAGAGTCGGTTCGTCGCCGGGGAAGAGGCGGGAGGGTGAAGGTAGGGAACATGAGTTTGGTAACCACGCGAACAGAGCCAGAGTGCGTCTGTCACATTAGCACCATAGCCATATTGCACGCATGTGCACTCACAAACTTGAGAGCATTTGAGACCAGGTTGGAGGTGATCTGCCTCAACCGCATCTCGTCGCCGATGAACAGCCCGCCACACATGTCAATCCTGggatcgagctcgacactgAACTTGATGTCATTGAGCTCAGCCTGGACCTGGTGGCTGAGGGCGACAAGCTGAATCGACTTGTGAAAGTCGAAGGGCTTGCGCGCTTGGGTGAACCGACCAGATTCCATTCGGTTGAATGATAAGACGTCGTTCAGAACCTGGCGGGTTAGCGGTGTCGATCAAGATGAACCCACCTTCTCCATCATCGCAAGACTGCCCATAAGGCCGTGGACCATATCAGCCTGACCCTCTCCGAGCTCCCTAAAGACACCTTCGCCCTCGAGGTTCTGGACAGCGAGGAGAGCAGTGTTAAGTGGCACTCGCACCTCGTGGAAGACTGCACAAGTCAGTAGTCACCCCAATCTGCTTCGCTCACTGTAAGAGACGAAACGCTTCTTCGACTCTTCAGCCTTGCGCTCCATGATCTGAGCGGCCTGGACCGCCCGATACTGCATCTTGAGCTGCTGACGGAGCTGGAACAGCTGGCGATCGTTCCGTTCACGGACATAGGAGGTGCCAACCAGGAAGGCATGGTAGAGCCCAACTGCTGGTTCAGCGTTGACCCCCCATGCACGGTCACGTACACATCGCCGGGTTGCGATAGAACAGCCGCGGTACACTGGGCTGGTTGAACAGGAGGAATCCTGCCGAGATGAAGTAGCTTGCCACGCCCACGAGGTGGAAGATCCGATTCTGCCGCATCGCCATGATGGCGATACTCGGAAAGCCCATCAGGATGCCCATGTAGTAGAGAAACAACTTTGATCCGCATCCTGGCACTCCCTGGAAGTACTGCAGCCGTCAGTGACTTGCACAGCCAGATCGTTGTGACGTACACCGCAGTTGCGCTGATATCGTTAGCGCACGCTAAATTAATTCGCAGCCAcagccacactcaccatctCGACTGAAATAAGGATCTAGGATCATCAGCCGAAGACTTGTCAAGTGAGACTCACTCCCCAGGGCCAGACCGCGCCCCAGACAATGACCTGGTACAGCCAAGGAAACTTCAGGGGGCCGTCCAATGCCACTGCGAATGGCAGGAGCACGGTAAAGAAACCTGCGAGTCCAACATAGGCCCAGAGCTGAAACTTGTCAAGCGGCATCTGCAGCGTGTTGGAGAGGATCCACGAGATGATGAAGAATAATGAACAGAGCAGCGCTCCTTGCTTCTCCGAGTACCATACCTGAGGTCAGCAGAATCGGGCGCGGCACTCACCTCTCTCTGGTACAACCTCTCTTTTGCAGGCTCAGGAAAGCTCTGGCTAGCGAAATGGGTAATGGCGGGGATCATGCGATGCTTCACAAAGTCGCGCAGGCCTTCCGGCGAACACGCACTCCGGGGTTGGCGCTTGAAGCTCGACGACTCTGAGACGGTGCGGCTGGGATGTGTCCCGGTATTGAGTTGCGAATTGTTCTTGTGCCAGAGGCCTGTCGCTGGTCTCGAcggctcgtgctcgtcgctctcggcctCATGCGACGAGTGCTGGTCTATCTCGGCCGCACCGGCTCCGGtcacctcgaccttgagctgCTCAAAgtcattgtcgacgacaacgaaGTGGACCGGTCCGGGTGGAGTCGCATCTGGCTTTGGGTCATCGCTCTCGACCTGGGGCGCGCGTGATCCCTTCGAGCTGCGCGTCATGCCTGTGGACGCCCGCCGAATCTTGGGCCGGCTGGGAGGCGCctccgtcgccggcgtcgcgaggACGTCGGAAGGACTCGAAGAACGCGTCGGTGACCCTGGGCGTGGGCCTGCCGCTGTCTCCGAGGACCCACTCGAGGTCGGCAGAGGCGCCGTGATGAAACTGTGCAGAAAATCTGAGACACTGTtcgcggcgtggcggaggcggtTGGCCGCCAGTGACCGGCCATGGAATCGAATGTTGTTTCCTTGGGCAACCGCTGGCACAGGCAGCATCGGTTCGGCGCTGCCTGTTGTCTCACTCGGTCTTGCTCTACCCTCGCTCCCTGGCGGAGGCTCGTGCGTGTGGGCTGCGGGTGGCTGATGGGTAGATCTCCGGCCGCGGGTGTCGGTGGGCAAGCGCGTCATGGCTGAGTCTGTCAGA
Encoded proteins:
- the rcsC_1 gene encoding Sensor histidine kinase RcsC is translated as MTSPTTSSPSAIDTSRPGNRPQISLIQPKRTSLNTALGQPGTSSSSPVSASPQSAPSPAGRERALIDQQVRTPITSLEGPSRPLSPAMTRLPTDTRGRRSTHQPPAAHTHEPPPGSEGRARPSETTGSAEPMLPVPAVAQGNNIRFHGRSLAANRLRHAANSVSDFLHSFITAPLPTSSGSSETAAGPRPGSPTRSSSPSDVLATPATEAPPSRPKIRRASTGMTRSSKGSRAPQVESDDPKPDATPPGPVHFVVVDNDFEQLKVEVTGAGAAEIDQHSSHEAESDEHEPSRPATGLWHKNNSQLNTGTHPSRTVSESSSFKRQPRSACSPEGLRDFVKHRMIPAITHFASQSFPEPAKERLYQREVWYSEKQGALLCSLFFIISWILSNTLQMPLDKFQLWAYVGLAGFFTVLLPFAVALDGPLKFPWLYQVIVWGAVWPWGYFQGVPGCGSKLFLYYMGILMGFPSIAIMAMRQNRIFHLVGVASYFISAGFLLFNQPSVPRLFYRNPAMFGLYHAFLVGTSYVRERNDRQLFQLRQQLKMQYRAVQAAQIMERKAEESKKRFVSYIFHEVRVPLNTALLAVQNLEGEGVFRELGEGQADMVHGLMGSLAMMEKVLNDVLSFNRMESGRFTQARKPFDFHKSIQLVALSHQVQAELNDIKFSVELDPRIDMCGGLFIGDEMRLRQITSNLVSNALKFTHSGSVRVVTKLMFPTFTLPPLPRRRTDSSTIVPSQESSKVTSPRAAMFDDNYAVNDDPERGNVSMESKRQSLIRRASEPGSRSRSPYAKQSPRLKSTATQAIPPELERNFSYGTYPLDGVAVPKVVVRVEVHDTGVGLRPEDVSDNRLFSPYVQTEIGRRQGGKGSGLGLALVRQIVKLSGGRLGVDSETGKGSMFWFELPYAVLVNAPPTAGLDAPGDGGPKSDNALRESPEAGFPTGSTSLPGSVAPSAQASPTVHRTPSKSGLGRLPPAALTESRRPSTASEEAAYLRAIRKRDSASSATEDSSNPSSAGSNDVAPVPSPLRRSGPDVPPSSSPRRSLSAGAVPLAASSSPPTPSPPLGTTGSQVMAMAPESTTVSFRPVDWSYLPSSPSPLSSSSVHVPDPPRLQHFQLPPVSTIPETPEGHPRATPDKPLDTPALSSIPPSSPAVDGQAPMSALVVDDDVLTRKLMARMLRRLGHQVTTAENGRMALDMIIASFEPGSTTHYDIVFLDNQMPKMTGVEVAAEVRRLGLPLFIVGCTGNALREDQDEYLAAGADDLLPKPVHQANILEMIEAARERIRERAEELSRGASAPTTTPSTPHQHA